One window from the genome of Bacillus weihaiensis encodes:
- a CDS encoding YwpF family protein: MKTFKLVDLKLRFDEEKEAPPEEIPLIDGLVVNREDGENSWLIEALIPDNFQSYFQTLLDADEKKKVFVTISKKTNAPAQILARVKTITPLEPNISILLDGRLLTSRPVHDPAELLQTLMEQGLAKEGLMVEFKKRMQERKETTKL, translated from the coding sequence ATGAAAACATTTAAGCTTGTCGATTTGAAATTGAGATTTGACGAAGAAAAAGAAGCTCCTCCAGAAGAAATTCCGTTAATCGATGGACTTGTTGTCAATCGTGAAGATGGGGAGAATTCCTGGCTCATTGAAGCACTTATCCCAGACAATTTTCAATCGTACTTTCAAACCTTATTGGACGCCGATGAAAAGAAGAAAGTATTTGTCACCATTTCTAAAAAAACAAACGCACCCGCTCAAATCCTCGCTCGTGTGAAAACTATCACACCACTTGAACCGAACATCTCGATCTTATTAGATGGACGCTTATTAACATCAAGACCTGTCCACGATCCAGCAGAACTGCTCCAAACCTTGATGGAACAAGGGTTGGCAAAAGAAGGCTTGATGGTTGAATTTAAGAAAAGAATGCAAGAACGGAAGGAAACCACCAAGTTATAA
- a CDS encoding helix-turn-helix domain-containing protein, which yields MKELERFQMNMKYYREKNNWSQERLADLLNVSRSVITRLESGEQEPDLSYLLSLSEVFQVSIGHLIGKDNQTNQYLYEVYGKYETEESFLHIIDYLVKQPKMASMLQQLLLAKTKDRKLIEDILVSVVEKATKISE from the coding sequence ATGAAAGAGCTAGAAAGATTCCAAATGAATATGAAATATTATCGTGAAAAAAATAATTGGTCTCAAGAAAGACTTGCTGACTTATTAAATGTGTCACGATCTGTTATTACTCGACTCGAATCTGGGGAACAGGAGCCTGATCTGTCCTACTTACTTTCATTAAGTGAAGTTTTTCAAGTAAGTATCGGTCATTTAATCGGAAAAGACAACCAAACGAATCAATACTTATATGAGGTATATGGTAAGTATGAAACAGAAGAATCGTTCTTGCACATCATTGATTATTTAGTGAAACAGCCTAAAATGGCCTCTATGCTTCAACAGCTTTTGCTTGCAAAAACAAAGGACCGCAAGCTCATTGAGGATATCCTTGTGTCAGTTGTGGAAAAAGCAACGAAGATCTCAGAATAA
- the ssb gene encoding single-stranded DNA-binding protein, whose amino-acid sequence MINQIILVGRLTKDPEIRYTAEGAPVANITLAVSRNFKNSAGEIETDFVNCTVWRRTAENTANYCRKGSIVGVTGRVQTRSYESAERNRVYVTEVVADSVRFMSSKPRELVEQEQEK is encoded by the coding sequence GTGATTAATCAAATAATTCTGGTAGGTAGACTCACCAAGGATCCTGAAATACGCTACACAGCAGAAGGTGCACCCGTTGCAAATATTACTTTAGCTGTTAGTAGAAACTTTAAGAACTCCGCTGGAGAAATTGAAACAGACTTTGTCAATTGTACAGTGTGGAGAAGAACCGCGGAGAACACTGCCAATTACTGTCGAAAAGGATCAATCGTAGGTGTAACGGGTCGAGTTCAGACAAGAAGCTATGAAAGTGCTGAGAGAAATCGAGTGTATGTCACAGAGGTTGTTGCAGACTCGGTTCGGTTTATGAGTAGTAAGCCCCGCGAATTAGTTGAACAAGAGCAAGAAAAATAA
- a CDS encoding transaldolase family protein, whose translation MKYFLDSAKIEEVRYAYENWGIDGVTTNPRHIMNSGKPFLTVLDELGSEFSGVKNFPISAEINPHLTDAKEMVSEGKKIAALNDNFIIKIPCIEPGLIAAKELEKEGIRTNVTLVFSPSQALQPARIGAKFVSPFVGWKENSGEDTNQYIQDIVEIYNNYDYDTEVIVAALRNGKQIVDAAKTGAHIVTCGFEVYQNSFHHAFTDYGLNVFRNAWDNTVKEEEIVL comes from the coding sequence ATGAAATATTTTTTAGATAGTGCCAAGATTGAAGAGGTTCGTTATGCGTATGAAAACTGGGGAATTGATGGAGTTACTACTAACCCACGTCATATTATGAACAGTGGAAAACCGTTCTTGACTGTTTTAGATGAATTAGGAAGTGAATTTAGTGGGGTAAAGAATTTTCCGATCTCCGCTGAAATTAACCCTCATTTAACTGATGCGAAGGAAATGGTTTCAGAAGGAAAAAAAATCGCTGCTTTGAATGATAATTTTATTATTAAAATTCCATGTATTGAGCCAGGGTTAATTGCAGCAAAAGAGCTAGAAAAAGAAGGAATACGCACAAATGTTACTTTAGTATTCTCTCCATCACAAGCTTTACAGCCTGCTAGAATTGGAGCAAAATTTGTTTCGCCGTTTGTTGGCTGGAAGGAAAATAGTGGAGAAGATACTAATCAATATATTCAAGATATTGTAGAGATTTATAATAATTATGATTATGATACTGAAGTGATTGTCGCTGCATTACGAAATGGTAAGCAAATTGTAGATGCTGCAAAAACAGGCGCGCATATCGTAACATGTGGTTTTGAAGTGTATCAAAACAGCTTTCACCATGCATTTACTGATTATGGATTAAATGTATTTAGAAATGCTTGGGATAACACGGTGAAGGAAGAAGAAATCGTATTATAA
- a CDS encoding DUF4867 family protein: MERYITIKEANHHVDFHHIDEDAFSEFGRVLLNIEIDELVQYMDTTEIPEDGNVYVASVEEMEQTHIEKRFRETVYGGLPIQIGYCNGVNSTLNGLEYHKGNEINIAITDFVLLLGKVQDINGNSYESSKVKAFYVPKGAVIELYSTTLHFAPCKVEDEGFKAIVVLPKGTNLPLSKEVSQLTEEDSLLFMTNKWLLAHPKRQVLIEKGAYPGIKGENIQIYY; encoded by the coding sequence TTGGAAAGGTATATAACGATTAAAGAAGCAAATCACCATGTGGATTTTCACCACATTGATGAAGATGCCTTTAGTGAATTTGGAAGAGTTCTTTTGAATATAGAAATAGATGAGCTTGTTCAATATATGGATACAACAGAGATACCTGAAGATGGAAATGTATATGTTGCTTCAGTAGAAGAGATGGAACAAACACATATTGAGAAACGATTCCGAGAAACGGTATATGGCGGATTGCCAATTCAAATAGGATATTGTAATGGAGTGAATTCTACTTTAAACGGTTTAGAATATCATAAAGGAAATGAAATCAATATTGCGATAACGGATTTTGTCTTACTGCTTGGGAAGGTTCAAGATATAAATGGAAATTCCTATGAATCTAGTAAGGTGAAGGCATTTTATGTACCGAAGGGTGCTGTAATTGAGTTATATAGTACAACATTGCACTTTGCTCCTTGTAAAGTTGAGGATGAAGGTTTTAAAGCGATTGTTGTTTTGCCGAAGGGAACGAATTTACCGTTAAGTAAGGAAGTAAGTCAATTGACGGAAGAGGATTCGTTGTTATTTATGACAAATAAATGGTTATTAGCACATCCAAAAAGACAGGTGTTAATTGAAAAAGGCGCCTACCCTGGAATTAAGGGTGAGAACATACAAATTTACTACTAA
- a CDS encoding solute:sodium symporter family transporter, translating to MEMSNIWFTLLSCIFFMGLVGWVSYLKSKDDVSDSNGYFLAGRGLTGTFIAGSLLLTNLSAEQLIGLNGQAYRSNLSNMAWEVTAGFAVVIMALYLLPKYLGGAFTTLPEFLNTRYDEGVRRLSVLLFMLGYILVTIPSVLYSGALAILKLFDVPTMLGITYEESVWVIVWIVGIIGAIYAIFGGLKAVAISDTINGIGLLIIGVLVPVLGFIALGDGSLMEGVRKVVTANPEKLNAIGSNTDSVPFGTIFTGMILANLFYWGTNQYVIQRTLGAASLAEGQKGVIFSGYFKLAIPFFMMVPGLIAYQMYGEGMEPVDLAYPALVADVLPLFMSGFFLAVLLGAVLSSFNSLLNSAATMFALDIYKPLKKSATDKELIRISKIFGTIIALVSFFISPLLMNAPDGLWDLIRRFTGFFNIPIITIVLVGLLSKRIPALAAKVVIGFHVVTYYMLVWGLKQFFNTEITINFIYVYAILFVIEVAIMMVIGKMKPLKVPYTFKSNAQVSLAPWKYSLLLTVILLTLIVMTYIVFSPVGLAYGEEIVSPMFWPSMVGVLILSIIASVFSLKSWNRKYANYLTKQQSDLKEENKKLA from the coding sequence ATGGAAATGTCAAATATATGGTTTACCTTGCTTTCATGTATCTTTTTTATGGGGTTAGTTGGCTGGGTATCTTATTTAAAATCTAAAGATGATGTAAGCGATTCCAACGGGTATTTTTTAGCTGGTCGTGGGTTGACTGGTACGTTTATCGCTGGATCATTATTACTTACGAATTTATCAGCAGAGCAATTAATAGGTTTAAATGGCCAAGCTTATCGTTCAAATCTTTCTAATATGGCGTGGGAAGTAACGGCTGGTTTTGCTGTTGTTATTATGGCGCTTTATTTGTTACCAAAGTATTTAGGTGGTGCGTTTACGACATTACCTGAATTTTTGAATACTAGATATGACGAAGGTGTTCGTCGCTTATCAGTTTTACTTTTCATGTTAGGTTATATTTTAGTAACAATTCCATCAGTTCTTTATTCAGGTGCACTTGCAATATTAAAACTATTTGATGTACCAACTATGCTTGGAATTACGTATGAAGAGTCAGTTTGGGTTATTGTGTGGATTGTGGGAATAATCGGTGCAATATATGCAATTTTCGGTGGTTTGAAAGCGGTTGCTATCTCGGATACAATTAATGGAATTGGCCTTTTAATTATTGGGGTTTTAGTTCCTGTATTAGGATTTATTGCGTTAGGTGATGGAAGCTTGATGGAAGGTGTTCGTAAAGTTGTTACGGCAAACCCGGAGAAATTGAACGCCATTGGGTCAAATACAGATTCCGTGCCATTTGGAACCATATTTACAGGGATGATTTTAGCGAACTTATTCTATTGGGGTACTAACCAGTACGTAATCCAACGTACACTAGGTGCAGCAAGCTTGGCAGAAGGACAGAAAGGTGTTATTTTCTCTGGATACTTCAAGTTAGCTATACCATTCTTTATGATGGTACCGGGCTTAATTGCTTATCAAATGTATGGGGAAGGAATGGAGCCTGTCGATTTAGCCTACCCAGCATTAGTAGCGGATGTCTTACCTTTATTTATGTCAGGCTTCTTCCTTGCTGTTTTATTAGGTGCGGTGCTTAGTTCCTTTAACTCACTATTAAATTCAGCAGCAACGATGTTTGCTTTAGATATTTATAAGCCTCTAAAGAAAAGTGCAACAGACAAAGAGCTTATCCGTATTAGTAAAATATTCGGTACTATTATTGCCCTAGTTTCATTCTTTATTTCACCTTTACTAATGAATGCACCGGATGGGTTATGGGATTTAATTCGACGTTTCACGGGATTCTTTAATATACCAATCATTACCATTGTATTAGTCGGACTTTTGTCAAAACGAATTCCTGCACTAGCAGCGAAGGTTGTTATTGGATTCCACGTCGTGACGTATTACATGCTTGTTTGGGGATTAAAGCAGTTCTTCAATACGGAAATTACAATTAATTTCATTTATGTATATGCCATTTTATTTGTTATCGAAGTTGCAATCATGATGGTCATTGGAAAAATGAAGCCACTAAAGGTACCTTACACGTTCAAGTCAAATGCTCAAGTAAGCCTTGCACCTTGGAAATATTCTTTATTATTAACGGTTATTTTATTAACGCTTATCGTTATGACATATATTGTCTTCTCACCAGTCGGTCTTGCTTACGGAGAGGAAATTGTCTCACCAATGTTCTGGCCATCGATGGTTGGTGTGCTAATCTTATCCATTATCGCTAGCGTATTCTCGTTGAAAAGCTGGAATCGTAAATATGCAAATTACCTTACAAAACAGCAGTCTGATCTAAAGGAAGAAAATAAAAAATTAGCTTAA
- a CDS encoding alpha-glucosidase — protein sequence MIIAGLETFYKMHVKSTIDGFEVLWNDQPILKHSSATPLIYVGYGEETIDMYRGNFDIRDYVIERTPLRYVEVEDNDGQITLSFKKSKEEETLLKFSLSMTDNELKLTTDFASDSINRFWLRVHADQNEKVYGCGEQLSHFNMRGKNFPLWTSEPGVGRNKNTYVTWQADVKDKAGGDYYHTNFPQPTYVSSEKYYCHIETTAYADFDFRNPTFHELHVWDVPAEIIFEGAPTFLELVEKITARFGRQPELPEWTYNGIWLGIQGGTEVVEKKIDKAIESGVKIGGVWCQDWQGKRITSFGKRLMWNWRWNPEEYPNLDTKIHEWKEKGIRFLGYINPYVAVEGDLFQHANEKGYLAKTVEGDTYLVDFGEFYCGVVDFTNPVAAGWYRSVIKENMIDFGIDGWMADFGEYLPTDVVLHNGVDAKIMHNAWPTMWAKVNYEAVEEAGKLGEVVYFMRAGYTGIQKYCTLLWGGDQSVDWTLDDGLASVIPAALSSGMVGCGLHHSDIGGYTSLHGNKRSKELLMRWAEMGAFTPVMRTHEGNRPYDCFQYDDDQESLDHLAKMTNIYVTLAPYTKSLVKENAEKGIPVQRPLFMHYEQDEASYHIQYEYLYGQDVLVAPVHQEGQTEWEVYLPEDVWVHLWSGEVYTGGTVSVDAPLGCPPVFYRKSSEWKSLFEQVSTIK from the coding sequence ATGATTATCGCAGGGCTAGAGACGTTTTACAAAATGCATGTGAAATCAACGATAGATGGCTTTGAAGTCCTTTGGAATGATCAACCAATCTTAAAGCATAGTAGTGCTACGCCTCTTATATATGTTGGTTATGGCGAAGAAACGATAGATATGTATCGAGGCAATTTTGATATAAGAGATTACGTGATTGAGAGAACACCACTACGCTATGTTGAGGTAGAGGATAATGACGGTCAGATTACTTTATCCTTTAAGAAGAGTAAAGAAGAAGAAACCTTACTCAAATTTTCATTATCAATGACAGATAACGAACTGAAATTAACGACGGATTTTGCTTCTGATAGCATTAATCGCTTTTGGCTTCGTGTACATGCGGATCAAAATGAAAAGGTTTATGGGTGTGGAGAGCAATTATCTCATTTCAACATGCGAGGAAAAAACTTTCCACTTTGGACATCTGAACCAGGAGTCGGAAGAAATAAGAATACCTATGTAACATGGCAAGCTGATGTGAAAGACAAAGCAGGTGGAGATTACTATCATACGAATTTCCCACAACCGACATATGTTTCTAGTGAGAAATATTATTGTCACATTGAGACGACTGCATATGCTGATTTTGATTTCCGCAATCCTACATTTCATGAGCTACATGTATGGGATGTTCCAGCAGAAATTATATTTGAAGGAGCTCCAACATTTTTAGAGCTTGTTGAGAAAATCACTGCACGTTTTGGACGTCAGCCTGAATTACCGGAGTGGACATACAATGGCATATGGCTAGGTATTCAAGGTGGAACTGAAGTCGTGGAGAAAAAGATTGATAAGGCTATTGAAAGTGGAGTTAAGATTGGTGGAGTTTGGTGTCAGGATTGGCAAGGCAAACGAATTACCTCTTTTGGTAAGCGGTTAATGTGGAACTGGCGCTGGAATCCAGAGGAATATCCAAATCTTGATACGAAGATTCATGAATGGAAGGAAAAAGGTATTCGTTTCCTTGGCTATATTAATCCATATGTTGCAGTGGAAGGAGATCTTTTCCAGCATGCAAACGAAAAAGGATATTTAGCGAAGACAGTGGAAGGTGATACGTATTTAGTAGACTTTGGGGAGTTCTACTGTGGAGTAGTCGACTTTACAAATCCTGTAGCGGCAGGTTGGTATCGTTCGGTTATTAAAGAGAATATGATTGATTTTGGTATTGATGGCTGGATGGCTGACTTCGGTGAATATCTCCCAACAGATGTTGTGCTGCATAACGGTGTAGATGCAAAAATCATGCACAATGCATGGCCAACGATGTGGGCAAAGGTAAACTACGAAGCAGTGGAAGAAGCAGGAAAGCTTGGAGAAGTAGTTTATTTTATGCGTGCAGGTTACACAGGTATCCAAAAGTATTGCACATTACTTTGGGGTGGAGATCAAAGTGTGGACTGGACATTAGATGATGGTTTAGCTTCTGTTATCCCAGCTGCACTTTCATCTGGAATGGTAGGCTGTGGCTTGCATCATAGTGATATTGGAGGTTACACAAGTCTTCATGGAAACAAGCGTTCAAAAGAGCTTCTCATGAGATGGGCAGAAATGGGAGCATTTACACCAGTCATGAGAACGCATGAAGGAAATCGACCATACGACTGCTTCCAATATGATGATGACCAAGAGTCGCTCGATCATTTAGCAAAAATGACAAATATATATGTAACTCTTGCTCCATATACAAAGTCACTTGTAAAAGAAAATGCAGAAAAAGGAATCCCAGTTCAGAGACCACTATTTATGCACTATGAGCAGGACGAAGCATCATACCATATTCAATACGAATATTTATATGGTCAAGATGTACTTGTTGCACCTGTGCACCAAGAAGGGCAAACAGAATGGGAAGTTTACTTACCTGAAGATGTATGGGTACATTTATGGTCAGGTGAAGTGTATACGGGTGGAACCGTATCAGTAGATGCACCACTCGGCTGTCCACCTGTATTTTATCGAAAATCATCAGAGTGGAAATCTTTATTCGAACAGGTTTCAACAATTAAATAA
- a CDS encoding GntR family transcriptional regulator yields the protein MERTIDSSKNVALYLQVKDILINRIQDKTWLPNTLIPTEQELMEEFDVSRTTLRQAISILVQDGLLEKKQGKGTIVKSQQLAGNGRLKGFAEEVTEKGLTPNSKLLRIEFKKDLYHEKSKLDVPDDEEILVIERIRFADQVPIAIERTCWPAHIGKLFRDIDLDSAKFYEILEANDIILKRAHEKISAINATLFEADLLGIRGGEAMLETERLSFGLDDRPVEFSKIKFRSDKYHYNIELTR from the coding sequence ATGGAAAGGACTATTGATTCTTCTAAAAATGTTGCATTATATCTTCAAGTAAAGGACATTCTTATAAATCGAATCCAAGATAAAACATGGTTACCTAACACCTTAATTCCGACTGAGCAGGAGTTAATGGAGGAATTTGATGTCAGCCGTACAACGTTACGTCAGGCAATTTCCATCCTTGTTCAAGATGGTCTTTTAGAAAAGAAGCAGGGGAAAGGAACAATTGTAAAGTCACAGCAGCTTGCTGGAAATGGAAGGCTAAAGGGGTTTGCGGAGGAAGTAACGGAAAAAGGACTAACACCAAATTCCAAACTACTTCGAATTGAATTTAAAAAAGATTTGTATCATGAAAAATCAAAGCTTGATGTACCAGATGATGAGGAAATCCTTGTTATAGAGCGGATTCGATTTGCCGATCAGGTTCCTATTGCAATTGAACGTACGTGCTGGCCAGCACATATTGGTAAGCTATTCCGGGATATAGATTTAGATAGTGCTAAGTTTTATGAAATTCTCGAGGCAAATGACATTATTCTAAAACGAGCACATGAAAAAATTTCCGCAATTAATGCTACTCTCTTTGAAGCTGATTTATTAGGGATACGTGGTGGAGAAGCCATGCTGGAAACGGAGAGACTAAGCTTTGGGTTAGACGACCGTCCAGTTGAGTTCTCGAAGATAAAATTTAGAAGTGATAAATACCATTATAATATTGAATTGACAAGATAA
- a CDS encoding 2-acyl-glycerophospho-ethanolamine acyltransferase, with product MERKSLKVFTKISFYMALATIIVIPFSLYLSSTTSNNNLGSILRPFALIAFYSSLVGIPLSIISMFSKENLAKRIFALIVNLTPISLIFYALIMGFTDEFFRIVH from the coding sequence TTGGAAAGGAAAAGTTTAAAGGTATTTACTAAAATTTCGTTTTATATGGCATTGGCTACGATTATTGTCATACCATTTTCCTTATATCTATCATCTACAACATCGAACAATAACTTGGGTTCTATCTTGAGACCCTTCGCATTAATTGCGTTTTATAGTTCTTTGGTTGGTATTCCATTAAGCATCATTTCAATGTTCAGCAAGGAAAATTTAGCTAAACGAATTTTTGCTTTAATTGTAAATTTAACGCCTATAAGCCTTATTTTTTACGCTTTAATTATGGGGTTTACAGATGAATTTTTCCGTATTGTACATTAA
- the sftI gene encoding sulfoquinovose isomerase yields MSESAILYLPIGRKTFDLEAAEVYLTQSIDWLEECGQKIIRPNEILTSVEELEKFLQNVSCEQVSTILYQSVTFADGEFMLKALEYFSAPVIVWSVREPSVGGRLRLNSLTGGNSTSNVLRNQQHPFAFVFGNPDEEKLHTQLNDQFKVMKVLHSLNKMKIGVVGDFPPGFFFSGADEDELKNALGVSLYRMDLQKAFKECVELPEEEWIGEVDRAETQVIGLNRKDETVKRFAQFSTYIKKEIKGENIHSLAMRCWPDFFNDLGAAPCSVLSQFTEDGMATSCESDIHGSISMHILQQLTEGSAPYLGDLVHVDEEKNSVVFWHCGAGAYSLAHPSKGATAGVHPNRKIGLAMDFGLKAGEVTIFRVSHTPDGYRLLVMKGNALDVEQPFTGTSVEVELATDVSSTLYELMNAGYEPHFALVYGDVTKELVELGRLLKLETNVYV; encoded by the coding sequence ATGTCAGAGTCAGCAATTTTATATCTACCTATTGGACGTAAAACGTTCGATCTTGAAGCAGCAGAGGTGTATTTAACACAAAGTATTGATTGGCTTGAGGAGTGCGGACAAAAGATCATTCGACCAAATGAAATTTTAACGTCCGTTGAGGAGCTTGAGAAATTCTTACAAAATGTCTCTTGTGAGCAAGTATCAACTATTTTATATCAAAGTGTCACCTTCGCAGACGGTGAGTTTATGTTAAAAGCTTTAGAGTACTTTTCAGCACCTGTTATTGTCTGGTCTGTTAGAGAACCAAGCGTTGGTGGGAGACTGCGATTAAATTCATTAACTGGCGGTAATAGCACGAGCAATGTTTTGCGAAATCAGCAGCACCCGTTTGCGTTTGTTTTTGGAAACCCAGATGAAGAAAAACTACACACTCAGCTTAATGATCAATTTAAGGTGATGAAGGTTCTTCATTCTCTGAACAAAATGAAAATAGGTGTAGTAGGAGATTTTCCTCCGGGCTTCTTCTTCTCAGGTGCAGATGAGGATGAATTAAAGAATGCACTTGGTGTAAGTCTTTATCGAATGGATTTACAAAAGGCATTTAAGGAATGTGTGGAATTACCTGAAGAAGAATGGATTGGCGAGGTTGATCGAGCTGAAACGCAAGTTATTGGGTTAAATCGTAAGGATGAAACAGTGAAGAGATTCGCTCAATTCTCTACGTACATTAAGAAGGAAATCAAGGGTGAAAACATTCATTCGTTAGCGATGCGCTGTTGGCCTGATTTCTTTAATGATTTAGGTGCTGCACCATGCTCTGTTCTATCACAATTTACTGAGGATGGAATGGCCACTTCCTGTGAATCGGATATTCATGGTTCGATCTCTATGCACATTCTTCAGCAATTAACAGAAGGAAGTGCACCTTACTTAGGAGATCTAGTTCATGTAGATGAAGAGAAAAATTCAGTTGTATTCTGGCATTGTGGTGCAGGAGCATATTCTCTTGCTCACCCTTCAAAAGGAGCTACAGCTGGCGTTCATCCGAACCGTAAAATAGGGCTGGCAATGGATTTTGGCTTAAAAGCAGGTGAAGTGACAATTTTCCGAGTAAGTCATACGCCGGATGGATATCGACTTCTTGTAATGAAAGGAAATGCGCTAGACGTTGAACAGCCTTTTACAGGTACGTCTGTTGAAGTTGAACTAGCTACAGATGTTTCATCCACTCTATATGAACTAATGAATGCAGGATATGAACCACATTTTGCCCTTGTGTATGGAGATGTGACGAAAGAATTAGTTGAGTTAGGTCGCTTACTGAAGCTTGAAACAAATGTGTATGTATAA
- a CDS encoding GntR family transcriptional regulator: MKSNVTLPEKPSALYVKVKDEMLQRIQSNTWKPYSMIPTEVELMQEFQVSRTTIRQAVSILVQEGILNRKQGKGTIVKPHKFIGTLGKLKGFAEEAMEKGMTPSSKVLRVNISTDFEVERTRLNLPKGVKICVIERLRFADSMPIAIERSSWPYSIGQYLLQHDLNGATFYDILQKNGVELQTAKEKITAINATIDEADLLGIRGGQALLRMERLSFTSQGHPIEYTTTKFCSDKYQYYIDLKR, encoded by the coding sequence ATGAAAAGTAACGTAACCTTACCCGAAAAGCCAAGCGCATTATATGTAAAGGTCAAGGATGAAATGCTCCAGAGGATCCAAAGCAATACGTGGAAGCCATACTCCATGATTCCTACTGAAGTAGAACTTATGCAAGAATTTCAGGTAAGTCGTACAACTATTCGTCAGGCAGTTTCCATTCTAGTACAGGAAGGGATACTTAACCGGAAGCAAGGGAAAGGGACCATCGTCAAGCCGCATAAATTTATTGGAACGTTAGGAAAGCTTAAAGGCTTTGCAGAGGAAGCCATGGAAAAGGGCATGACACCTAGCTCGAAGGTTCTTCGAGTCAATATCAGTACTGATTTTGAAGTGGAGAGAACAAGGCTTAATCTACCAAAAGGTGTGAAGATCTGTGTGATTGAACGATTGCGATTTGCAGACTCAATGCCGATTGCAATTGAACGATCAAGCTGGCCGTATTCAATTGGACAGTATCTTCTTCAGCATGATCTTAATGGCGCCACCTTTTATGATATTTTGCAAAAAAACGGGGTTGAGCTGCAAACGGCTAAGGAGAAAATTACGGCGATAAATGCCACCATCGACGAAGCCGATTTATTGGGAATTCGTGGAGGGCAAGCATTACTGAGGATGGAACGATTGAGCTTTACTTCACAAGGCCATCCGATTGAATATACAACAACTAAGTTTTGTAGTGATAAGTATCAGTATTATATCGATTTAAAAAGGTAA